In one window of Demequina sp. NBRC 110054 DNA:
- the rpsO gene encoding 30S ribosomal protein S15, whose protein sequence is MPLDTAKKQSIMAEYATSEGDTGSPEVQIALLSARITDLTEHLKEHKHDHHSRRGLLLLVGRRRNLLNYLQKVDIARYRSLIERLGLRR, encoded by the coding sequence ATGCCGCTCGACACCGCCAAGAAGCAGTCCATCATGGCCGAGTACGCCACCAGCGAGGGCGACACCGGCTCGCCCGAGGTGCAGATCGCGCTGCTCAGCGCCCGCATCACGGACCTCACCGAGCACCTCAAGGAGCACAAGCACGACCACCACTCGCGTCGTGGCCTGCTGCTCCTCGTCGGTCGCCGTCGCAACCTGCTGAACTACCTGCAGAAGGTCGACATCGCGCGCTACCGCTCGCTCATCGAGCGTCTCGGCCTGCGCCGCTAA
- a CDS encoding amino acid ABC transporter permease gives MSSSVLYDVPGPRARRLDRILNVTFSVAFVAIAAYVVYAFAQRGVFDDRWKVLWDPPKGQTAADVWTSLAQGLGNTLLAAAIAAPIAVTLGAFVAIVRRGITRRLVTGSATVVTEFARGLPVLMLMLLARLAFGWSPLWSVVFGLVVYNAAVVAEVLRAGLTALPKGQREAGLSIGLSPMRTTLLIELPQAVRIMLPALVSQIVVLLKDTALGYIVSYPELLRKIKINRDYFGDDYVIPLFVVGATLYILINLAISRLATYVERRLRERGKGANPPEIGPAGPIPQSGVGGPPRAEGARAGDPVFGANRPVESQPMPQRYPGESDEEFQRRIGQASSQRASLRANDRTGDV, from the coding sequence ATGAGCTCCTCGGTCCTGTACGACGTCCCCGGTCCGCGCGCGAGGCGCCTCGACCGGATCCTCAACGTCACCTTCTCGGTCGCCTTCGTGGCGATCGCCGCGTACGTCGTGTACGCGTTCGCCCAGCGCGGCGTGTTCGACGATCGGTGGAAGGTCCTGTGGGACCCGCCCAAGGGTCAGACCGCGGCCGACGTCTGGACATCGCTCGCTCAGGGTCTCGGCAACACGCTGCTGGCCGCCGCCATCGCGGCGCCGATCGCCGTCACGCTCGGCGCTTTCGTCGCGATCGTCCGCCGGGGCATCACACGCCGACTCGTGACGGGCTCCGCCACCGTGGTCACGGAGTTCGCTCGCGGCCTTCCCGTGCTGATGCTCATGCTGCTCGCGCGGCTCGCCTTCGGTTGGTCGCCCCTGTGGTCCGTGGTGTTCGGCCTCGTCGTCTACAACGCCGCGGTGGTCGCCGAGGTCCTGCGCGCGGGGCTCACCGCGCTTCCCAAGGGACAGCGCGAGGCCGGCCTCAGCATCGGGCTGTCCCCGATGCGGACCACGCTGCTGATCGAGCTCCCGCAGGCGGTGCGCATCATGCTGCCCGCGCTCGTGAGCCAGATCGTCGTGCTGCTCAAGGACACGGCGCTCGGATACATCGTGTCGTACCCGGAGCTGCTCAGGAAGATCAAGATCAACCGCGACTACTTCGGCGACGACTACGTGATCCCCCTCTTCGTCGTGGGCGCGACGCTCTACATCCTCATCAACCTCGCGATCTCGCGGCTCGCGACGTACGTCGAACGGCGTCTGCGGGAGCGGGGCAAGGGAGCCAACCCGCCCGAGATCGGTCCCGCGGGGCCGATCCCGCAGTCCGGCGTCGGCGGGCCGCCTCGGGCCGAGGGCGCCCGCGCGGGCGACCCGGTCTTCGGAGCCAACCGGCCCGTCGAGTCGCAGCCGATGCCTCAGCGCTACCCGGGGGAGTCGGACGAGGAGTTCCAGCGCCGCATCGGTCAGGCGAGCTCACAGCGCGCGAGCCTCAGGGCCAACGATCGCACAGGGGACGTGTAG
- a CDS encoding amino acid ABC transporter permease, with product METFISEFGTIWGGFLATLALAAASAVLSLVWGTVLATMRVSPVGPLRSFGTAYVEIVRNTPLTLLFFFFVFVAPSLGLLVGLGFQWSLAALTLYTSAFVCEALRSGINSVGVGQAEAARSIGLTFGQTLTQIVLPQAWRTSIPPLISVLIALTKNTSVGAGFAYAELVTVQRTLMTENPADALFVFFGIALMYLVITIPLGVTAGRIEKRVAFAR from the coding sequence ATGGAGACCTTCATCAGCGAATTCGGCACCATCTGGGGCGGATTCCTCGCGACGCTCGCGCTCGCGGCCGCGTCCGCGGTGCTGTCCCTCGTCTGGGGCACGGTCCTCGCGACGATGCGGGTGTCGCCGGTGGGGCCGCTGCGAAGCTTCGGCACCGCCTATGTCGAGATCGTCCGCAACACGCCGCTGACGCTGCTGTTCTTCTTCTTCGTCTTCGTTGCGCCGTCGCTCGGTCTCCTGGTCGGGCTGGGCTTCCAGTGGTCGCTCGCGGCGCTCACGCTCTACACCAGCGCGTTCGTGTGCGAGGCGCTCCGGTCGGGCATCAACTCGGTGGGCGTCGGTCAGGCCGAGGCCGCTCGGAGCATCGGGCTGACCTTCGGACAGACCCTCACGCAGATCGTGCTTCCTCAAGCATGGCGAACCTCGATCCCGCCGCTGATCTCCGTGCTGATCGCCCTCACGAAGAACACCTCGGTCGGGGCCGGGTTCGCCTATGCCGAGCTCGTGACCGTCCAGCGCACGCTCATGACGGAGAACCCGGCCGATGCGCTGTTCGTCTTCTTCGGCATCGCGCTGATGTACCTCGTCATCACCATCCCGCTCGGCGTCACCGCCGGGCGCATCGAGAAGAGGGTGGCTTTCGCGCGATGA
- a CDS encoding glutamate ABC transporter substrate-binding protein, producing MKLTKTSTWIAAGAIGLVALTACSSGGDDTADVAASDFPEGSTMAALAEAGTITIGTKFDQPLFGLLAPSGDPEGFDVEIGKIIAGELGISEDGIEWVETVSANREPFIQDGSVDIVVATYTINDERKELVSFAGPYYNAGQALMTLTETDDIESPDDLAGKVVCSVTGSTPAQNIADNYPDAELALFDAYTDCLEPLRNGQVDVVTTDNVILAGYVADSDDEFKVVGEPFTEEPYGIGLALEDDEFRDWINDVLEEIFEDGRWLDAWNETAGTVLPEPDVPTVDRY from the coding sequence ATGAAGCTCACGAAGACGAGCACCTGGATCGCCGCAGGCGCGATCGGGCTGGTCGCATTGACGGCGTGCTCGAGCGGTGGCGACGACACCGCGGATGTCGCGGCGAGCGACTTCCCCGAGGGGTCGACCATGGCGGCGCTCGCGGAGGCGGGCACCATCACGATCGGCACGAAGTTCGACCAGCCTCTGTTCGGCCTGCTCGCACCGTCGGGTGACCCCGAGGGCTTCGACGTAGAGATCGGCAAGATCATCGCGGGCGAGCTCGGGATCTCCGAGGACGGCATCGAGTGGGTCGAGACCGTGTCGGCGAACCGCGAGCCCTTCATCCAGGACGGCTCGGTCGACATCGTCGTCGCGACGTACACGATCAACGATGAGCGCAAGGAGCTCGTGTCGTTCGCCGGACCTTATTACAACGCCGGCCAGGCGCTCATGACCCTGACCGAGACGGACGACATCGAGTCGCCCGACGATCTCGCGGGCAAGGTCGTCTGCTCGGTCACCGGCTCGACCCCCGCGCAGAACATCGCGGACAACTACCCCGACGCGGAGCTCGCGCTGTTCGACGCGTACACCGACTGCCTCGAGCCGCTGCGCAACGGCCAGGTCGACGTCGTCACCACCGACAACGTGATCCTCGCCGGCTATGTGGCGGACTCGGACGACGAGTTCAAGGTCGTCGGCGAGCCGTTCACCGAGGAGCCCTACGGCATCGGCCTCGCGCTTGAGGACGACGAGTTCCGCGACTGGATCAACGACGTGCTCGAGGAGATCTTCGAGGACGGCCGCTGGCTCGACGCGTGGAACGAGACCGCGGGCACGGTGCTGCCGGAGCCCGACGTCCCGACGGTCGACCGCTACTGA
- a CDS encoding amino acid ABC transporter ATP-binding protein produces MEQPQPSAEHRPLVVLDKVNKHFGDLHVLQDIELTVGEGEVVVVIGPSGSGKSTLCRAINRLETIDDGAITLDGQALPEEGRALARLRADVGMVFQSFNLFAHKTILENVTLGPIKVKKVSRKEAEKTAMELLERVGVASQAQKYPAQLSGGQQQRVAIARSLAMKPKVMLFDEPTSALDPEMINEVLDVMTSLAHEGMTMIVVTHEMGFARKAANRVVFMADGCIQEEAEPEEFFTNPQSERAKDFLSKILTH; encoded by the coding sequence ATGGAACAACCACAGCCGTCGGCGGAGCATCGTCCCCTCGTGGTGCTCGACAAGGTCAACAAGCACTTCGGCGACCTGCACGTGCTCCAGGACATCGAGCTCACCGTCGGTGAGGGCGAGGTGGTCGTCGTCATCGGCCCCTCCGGCTCAGGCAAGTCGACGCTGTGCCGTGCGATCAACCGGCTCGAGACCATCGACGACGGCGCGATCACGCTCGACGGTCAGGCGCTGCCGGAGGAGGGGCGAGCCCTCGCGCGCCTGCGCGCCGACGTCGGAATGGTCTTCCAGTCGTTCAACCTCTTCGCACACAAGACGATCCTCGAGAACGTCACGCTCGGCCCCATCAAGGTGAAGAAGGTCTCCCGCAAGGAGGCGGAGAAGACCGCGATGGAGCTGCTCGAGCGCGTCGGCGTGGCCAGCCAGGCGCAGAAGTATCCGGCCCAGCTCTCGGGCGGTCAGCAGCAGCGCGTCGCCATCGCGCGGTCCCTCGCGATGAAGCCCAAGGTGATGCTCTTCGATGAGCCGACCTCTGCGCTCGATCCCGAGATGATCAACGAGGTGCTCGACGTGATGACGTCGCTCGCTCACGAGGGCATGACGATGATCGTCGTGACCCACGAGATGGGCTTCGCCCGCAAGGCGGCCAACCGCGTCGTGTTCATGGCGGACGGGTGCATCCAGGAGGAGGCCGAGCCGGAGGAGTTCTTCACGAACCCCCAGTCGGAGCGGGCCAAGGACTTCCTGTCCAAGATCCTCACGCACTGA
- a CDS encoding bifunctional riboflavin kinase/FAD synthetase → MTDMHVWRSLDEVPSDLGPTVVTIGNFDGVHRGHRAVLSRMAADARSRGLRAVAITFDPHPRAVHDPAHPPVLITGIEDRLERLAETGLDGVLLVDYTLDFAMQTPEEFVRNYLVDGLGAAVVVVGRDTKFGRGNAGDVETLKELGDALGFAVEVLPDAGDTDARGRRWSSTWVRELLDDGKVREAAEVLGCQHRLRGVIVHGDKRGRTIGFPTANLDVSAGMIPRHGVYAGWLTVLDSGGNAASESLVGVRMPAAISVGLNYTVGGESLRVEAFVIDAVDLDLYDAAVAFDLVDWRRPMLDFGSLEALTRGLEEDVSWSREALGISTLR, encoded by the coding sequence ATGACCGACATGCACGTGTGGCGCTCACTCGACGAGGTTCCGTCGGACCTGGGTCCGACCGTGGTCACGATCGGCAACTTCGACGGCGTCCATCGCGGGCATCGCGCGGTGCTGTCGCGCATGGCCGCCGACGCGCGGTCACGGGGCCTGCGCGCCGTGGCGATCACCTTCGACCCGCATCCTCGCGCGGTGCACGACCCCGCCCACCCTCCCGTGCTGATCACGGGCATCGAGGACCGCCTCGAGCGCCTCGCGGAGACCGGGCTCGACGGCGTGCTGCTGGTCGACTACACGCTCGACTTCGCGATGCAGACCCCCGAGGAGTTCGTGCGCAACTACCTGGTCGACGGGCTCGGCGCGGCCGTGGTCGTGGTCGGCCGCGACACGAAGTTCGGTCGAGGCAACGCGGGCGACGTCGAGACGCTCAAGGAGCTCGGCGATGCGCTCGGCTTCGCGGTCGAGGTGCTGCCCGACGCGGGGGACACGGACGCGCGCGGGCGCCGCTGGTCGTCCACCTGGGTGCGTGAGCTCCTCGACGACGGCAAGGTCCGCGAGGCCGCCGAGGTGCTCGGCTGTCAGCATCGTCTCCGGGGCGTGATCGTGCACGGTGACAAGCGCGGGCGCACGATCGGTTTCCCGACCGCCAACCTCGACGTCTCCGCGGGCATGATCCCGCGCCACGGCGTCTACGCCGGCTGGCTCACGGTCCTGGACTCTGGCGGCAACGCTGCGTCGGAGTCGCTCGTGGGGGTCCGCATGCCGGCCGCGATCAGCGTCGGGCTCAACTACACCGTGGGCGGCGAGAGCCTGCGCGTCGAGGCGTTCGTGATCGATGCCGTCGACCTCGACCTGTACGACGCGGCGGTCGCGTTCGACCTGGTGGACTGGCGCCGGCCGATGCTGGACTTCGGCTCGCTCGAGGCTCTCACACGGGGCCTCGAGGAGGACGTCTCGTGGTCGCGCGAGGCGCTGGGGATCTCCACGCTGCGCTGA
- the truB gene encoding tRNA pseudouridine(55) synthase TruB, with protein MGRRPSVEPTPGLLLVDKPQGWTSHDVVGRARRLAGTRKVGHAGTLDPMATGLLVLGIGRATKLLTYITGHDKAYEATIRLGQSTVTDDAEGDVTSSADASGVTDKEIAAGVAALTGDIMQRPSSVSAIKVDGKRSYARVRGGEDVELPERPVTVSRFEVLEARRHDEVVDVDVVVDVSSGTYVRALARDLGAALGVGGHLTALRRTRIGRIPLTEAATLDELTAKVDAGESLPLLPLGPAAAATLPPVPISDDDARALGYGQWIESDAGSEGEHLALLDARGDLIALGERRGGKIKPVVVMKPAGAAAE; from the coding sequence ATGGGTCGCCGGCCGAGCGTCGAGCCGACGCCGGGCCTGCTGCTCGTCGACAAGCCGCAGGGCTGGACGTCGCACGACGTGGTCGGCCGCGCCCGGCGCCTCGCGGGCACGCGCAAGGTCGGGCACGCCGGCACGCTCGATCCCATGGCCACGGGCCTACTCGTGCTCGGGATCGGGCGTGCGACCAAGCTGCTCACCTACATCACGGGCCACGACAAGGCGTACGAGGCGACGATCCGCCTCGGGCAGTCGACGGTCACGGACGATGCGGAGGGCGACGTCACGTCCTCCGCCGACGCGTCCGGGGTCACGGATAAGGAGATCGCCGCGGGCGTCGCCGCGCTCACGGGCGACATCATGCAGCGGCCCTCGTCCGTCAGCGCGATCAAAGTCGACGGCAAGCGGTCCTACGCGCGCGTGCGCGGGGGCGAGGACGTCGAGCTCCCCGAGCGTCCCGTCACGGTGAGCCGCTTCGAGGTGCTCGAGGCCCGCCGGCATGACGAAGTCGTGGACGTCGATGTCGTGGTCGATGTGTCCTCCGGGACATATGTGCGGGCGCTCGCCCGCGATCTTGGCGCCGCGCTCGGCGTCGGCGGCCACCTGACCGCGCTGCGCCGCACCCGCATCGGGCGGATCCCCCTGACCGAGGCGGCGACCCTTGACGAGCTCACCGCGAAGGTCGACGCGGGGGAGTCGCTGCCCCTGCTGCCGCTCGGGCCTGCGGCCGCGGCGACCCTTCCGCCAGTTCCCATCTCCGACGACGACGCGCGTGCGCTCGGCTACGGCCAGTGGATCGAGTCCGACGCCGGGTCGGAGGGCGAGCACCTCGCGCTGCTCGACGCGCGCGGCGACCTGATCGCGCTCGGAGAGCGGCGCGGCGGCAAGATCAAGCCCGTCGTCGTGATGAAGCCGGCGGGGGCTGCGGCAGAATGA
- the rbfA gene encoding 30S ribosome-binding factor RbfA, with protein MSDNPRALRLAGTIKKIVARALENEIKDPRLGFVTITDVRVTGDLQQASVFYTVLGSDEDRAGTAAALQSAKGKLRSKVGHELGIRLTPSLEFHLDAVPESAASLDRALHEAQQRDEELRRLRENATYAGEADPYRHADEDDEA; from the coding sequence ATGAGCGACAACCCCCGTGCGCTTCGGCTCGCGGGCACGATCAAGAAGATCGTCGCCCGCGCGCTGGAGAACGAGATCAAGGACCCCCGCCTGGGGTTCGTCACGATCACGGACGTGCGCGTCACGGGCGATCTGCAGCAGGCCTCGGTGTTCTACACGGTCCTCGGCTCTGACGAGGATCGTGCGGGCACCGCGGCCGCGCTGCAGTCCGCGAAGGGCAAGCTGCGTTCGAAGGTGGGGCACGAGCTCGGCATCAGGCTGACGCCGAGCCTCGAGTTCCACCTCGACGCGGTGCCCGAGTCGGCCGCGTCCCTCGACCGCGCGCTTCACGAGGCGCAGCAGCGGGACGAGGAGCTGCGCAGGCTCCGTGAGAACGCCACCTACGCCGGCGAGGCGGATCCCTACCGCCACGCCGACGAGGACGACGAGGCGTAG
- the infB gene encoding translation initiation factor IF-2 has protein sequence MAKPRVHEIAKELGVPSKDLIAKLNELGEYVKGPSSTLEAPVVRKAREAFPGGASSASKPAAKPAAKPAAKPAPRPAAPKPAATDDAPAKPASSAPKPGGPKPGPKPAAPKPAAEAAAPAAEAAPEAKPEASAPKPAGAKPGPKSPTPADMPKPRPRPGGNNPFSDRSAGPRPRPRPGGNNPFQGPRSGGQGGGRPAGGAPRPGGGQGRPGGAPRPGQGFGPRPTAPAGGTGGAPGRGGRGGFGGPGGPGGPGGRPAPGGRGRGGGTAGAFGRQGGRPVRSRKSKRAKRAEYEQQQAPAIGGVQIPRGDGTTPLRLRRGATLTDFAEKIDVNPASLVTVLFHLGEMATATQSLDEDTFETLGAELGYKIQIVSPEDEDKELLEGFGLDLEAELEAETDEELEPRAPIVTVMGHVDHGKTRLLDSIRKADVISGEAGGITQHIGAYQIRHVHDGVTRPITFIDTPGHEAFTAMRARGAQVTDIAILVVAADDGVMPQTIEALNHAQAANVPIVVAINKVDKEGANPDKIRQQLTEYNLVSEDWGGDTMFVNVSALQGMGIDDLLEAVLLTADAGLDLRANPNKDARGVAVEAHLDKGRGAVATVLVNSGTLRVGDAIVAGTAYGRVRAMFDEYDKPIEEAKPGRPVLVIGLTSVPGAGDSFIVAEDDRTARQIAEKREAAERAAQLAKRRKRISLEDFNKALEEGKVDTLNLIIKGDVSGAVEALEDALLQIDVGDEVDLRIIHRGVGAVTQNDVNLATVDNAIIIGFNVRPAERVQEMADREGVDMRFYSVIYRALEDVEASLKGMLKPEFEEKQVGAAEIQEIFRSSKFGNIAGCIVREGLIKRNAKAKVVRNGVVIGEPEIDTLRRFKDDVTEVKDGYECGIGLGKFNDIQVGDIIETFEMVEIPRD, from the coding sequence GTGGCAAAGCCCCGCGTTCACGAGATCGCGAAGGAGCTCGGAGTCCCGAGCAAGGATCTGATCGCCAAGCTCAACGAGCTCGGTGAGTACGTCAAGGGTCCGTCCTCCACCCTGGAGGCACCCGTCGTGCGCAAGGCCCGTGAGGCCTTCCCCGGTGGCGCTTCTTCCGCCAGCAAGCCTGCCGCGAAGCCCGCGGCCAAGCCTGCCGCGAAGCCGGCACCGCGTCCCGCCGCGCCCAAGCCCGCCGCGACCGACGATGCCCCGGCGAAGCCCGCATCGTCCGCGCCCAAGCCCGGCGGTCCGAAGCCCGGCCCCAAGCCTGCCGCGCCGAAGCCCGCCGCCGAGGCGGCCGCTCCGGCCGCTGAGGCCGCCCCCGAGGCGAAGCCTGAGGCGTCCGCGCCCAAGCCCGCCGGCGCCAAGCCCGGCCCCAAGTCGCCGACTCCGGCCGACATGCCGAAGCCGCGCCCGCGTCCCGGCGGCAACAACCCCTTCTCGGACCGCTCCGCCGGTCCGCGTCCCCGCCCGCGTCCGGGCGGCAACAACCCGTTCCAGGGCCCCCGCAGCGGCGGCCAGGGCGGCGGCCGTCCCGCCGGAGGCGCCCCGCGTCCCGGCGGTGGTCAGGGCCGTCCCGGCGGCGCCCCGCGTCCCGGCCAGGGCTTCGGCCCGCGTCCGACCGCTCCGGCGGGCGGCACCGGCGGTGCTCCCGGCCGTGGCGGTCGCGGCGGCTTCGGCGGCCCCGGCGGTCCCGGCGGTCCCGGTGGTCGTCCGGCTCCGGGTGGCCGCGGTCGTGGCGGCGGCACCGCTGGCGCCTTCGGTCGTCAGGGCGGCCGTCCCGTCCGTTCGCGCAAGAGCAAGCGTGCGAAGCGGGCAGAGTACGAGCAGCAGCAGGCTCCGGCGATCGGTGGCGTGCAGATCCCTCGCGGTGACGGCACGACCCCGCTGCGCCTGCGCCGCGGCGCGACGCTGACCGACTTCGCCGAGAAGATCGATGTCAATCCCGCGTCGCTCGTCACGGTGCTGTTCCACCTCGGTGAGATGGCGACCGCGACGCAGTCGCTCGACGAGGACACGTTCGAGACCCTCGGCGCCGAGCTGGGCTACAAGATCCAGATCGTCTCGCCCGAGGACGAGGACAAGGAGCTCCTCGAGGGCTTCGGCCTCGACCTGGAGGCCGAGCTCGAGGCGGAGACCGACGAGGAGCTCGAGCCCCGCGCCCCGATCGTCACCGTCATGGGTCACGTCGACCACGGAAAGACGCGCCTGCTGGACTCGATCCGCAAGGCGGACGTCATCTCCGGCGAGGCGGGCGGCATCACGCAGCACATCGGTGCGTACCAGATCCGCCACGTCCACGACGGCGTCACGCGTCCCATCACGTTCATCGACACCCCTGGTCACGAGGCGTTCACCGCCATGCGTGCCCGTGGTGCGCAGGTCACCGACATCGCGATCCTCGTGGTCGCGGCGGACGACGGCGTGATGCCGCAGACCATCGAGGCGCTCAACCACGCCCAGGCGGCGAACGTGCCGATCGTGGTCGCGATCAACAAGGTGGACAAGGAGGGGGCCAACCCCGACAAGATCCGCCAGCAGCTCACCGAGTACAACCTGGTGTCCGAGGACTGGGGCGGCGACACGATGTTCGTCAACGTCTCCGCGCTTCAGGGCATGGGCATCGACGACCTCCTCGAGGCCGTCCTGCTCACCGCCGACGCCGGTCTGGACCTGCGCGCGAACCCCAACAAGGACGCGCGCGGTGTGGCCGTCGAGGCGCACCTCGACAAGGGCCGCGGTGCCGTCGCGACCGTGCTGGTCAACTCGGGAACGCTGCGCGTCGGAGACGCGATCGTCGCGGGCACGGCCTACGGCCGCGTGCGCGCCATGTTCGACGAGTACGACAAGCCGATCGAGGAGGCCAAGCCCGGACGTCCCGTCCTGGTGATCGGTCTCACCTCGGTCCCCGGTGCCGGTGACTCGTTCATCGTGGCCGAGGACGACCGCACCGCCCGCCAGATCGCCGAGAAGCGCGAGGCCGCGGAGCGTGCCGCCCAGCTGGCCAAGCGTCGCAAGCGCATCTCCCTCGAGGACTTCAACAAGGCCCTCGAGGAGGGCAAGGTCGACACCCTCAACCTCATCATCAAGGGCGATGTGTCCGGTGCCGTCGAGGCACTCGAGGACGCGCTGCTCCAGATCGATGTGGGCGACGAGGTCGACCTGCGCATCATCCACCGTGGCGTCGGTGCGGTGACGCAGAACGACGTGAACCTGGCGACGGTCGACAACGCGATCATCATCGGCTTCAACGTGCGTCCCGCCGAGCGCGTCCAGGAGATGGCCGACCGCGAGGGCGTCGACATGCGCTTCTACTCGGTCATCTACCGTGCGCTCGAGGACGTCGAGGCCTCGCTCAAGGGCATGCTCAAGCCCGAGTTCGAGGAGAAGCAGGTCGGTGCCGCGGAGATCCAGGAGATCTTCCGCTCGTCCAAGTTCGGCAACATCGCGGGCTGCATCGTCCGCGAGGGTCTCATCAAGCGCAACGCGAAGGCGAAGGTCGTCCGCAACGGCGTCGTCATCGGCGAGCCCGAGATCGACACCCTGCGTCGCTTCAAGGACGACGTCACCGAGGTCAAGGACGGCTACGAGTGCGGTATCGGGCTCGGCAAGTTCAATGACATCCAGGTCGGCGACATCATCGAGACCTTCGAGATGGTCGAGATTCCGAGGGACTGA
- a CDS encoding YlxR family protein, whose protein sequence is MADRHPFGRGRGRAGRRRGLTARTAGRLVQPRDSSRVADHPDPPEEGPVRTCVGCRGRGSRSVLVRVAVVDGAAVVDTAKTLPGRGAWLHPGTACLELALKRRTIGRALRSPDVDLSGLVVR, encoded by the coding sequence GTGGCGGATCGACATCCGTTCGGACGAGGCCGAGGGCGCGCCGGAAGGCGCCGGGGCCTGACGGCCCGGACAGCGGGTAGACTGGTGCAGCCGAGAGACTCGTCTCGTGTCGCCGACCACCCGGATCCGCCCGAAGAGGGCCCGGTTCGCACGTGCGTCGGATGCAGGGGACGAGGGTCTCGGTCGGTTCTCGTGAGGGTCGCTGTCGTGGACGGCGCCGCGGTGGTCGACACCGCCAAGACCCTCCCTGGACGTGGAGCATGGCTCCACCCCGGGACCGCATGCCTCGAGCTCGCACTCAAGCGACGCACGATCGGGCGCGCGCTGCGCAGCCCGGACGTCGACTTGAGCGGCCTCGTGGTGCGGTAG
- the nusA gene encoding transcription termination factor NusA yields the protein MDIDMTALRSLERERDISLNVLVDAIEQALVSAYHKTPGAYRNARAHLDRDTGHVSIFAKEPVPEDSDTDPDAMPEFDDTPADFGRIATATARQVIVQRMRQAGDDAVLGEYAGSEGHLVSGIIQQSSDPKNVHVDLGDVEALLPQHEQVPTEQYVHGERLRGYVLQVARGQKGPSIMLSRTHPGLVRRLFEMEVPEIADGTVEIMSLAREAGHRSKMAVRATVPGVNAKGACIGPMGARVRAVMSELHGEKIDIVDWDEDPAKFVGHALSPSRVVSVTVVDPEARACRVIVPDYHLSLAIGKEGQNARLAARLTGWRIDIRSDEAEGAPEGAGA from the coding sequence ATGGACATCGACATGACGGCGCTGCGCTCGCTGGAGCGCGAGCGCGACATCTCCCTGAACGTCCTCGTGGACGCGATCGAGCAGGCGCTCGTGTCGGCGTATCACAAGACTCCCGGCGCCTACCGGAACGCTCGCGCGCACCTCGATCGCGACACGGGCCACGTGTCGATCTTCGCGAAGGAGCCGGTGCCCGAGGACTCGGACACCGACCCCGACGCGATGCCCGAGTTCGACGACACGCCCGCGGACTTCGGCCGCATCGCCACGGCTACGGCGCGTCAGGTGATCGTCCAGCGCATGCGCCAGGCGGGCGACGATGCGGTGCTCGGCGAGTACGCGGGCAGCGAGGGCCACCTCGTGTCCGGCATCATCCAGCAGAGCTCGGACCCCAAGAACGTCCACGTCGACCTTGGCGACGTCGAGGCGCTGCTGCCCCAGCACGAGCAGGTGCCGACCGAGCAGTACGTGCACGGCGAGCGCCTGCGCGGCTATGTGCTCCAGGTCGCGCGCGGCCAGAAGGGGCCGTCGATCATGCTGTCGCGCACCCACCCCGGGCTCGTGCGCCGTCTGTTCGAGATGGAGGTGCCCGAGATCGCCGACGGCACCGTCGAGATCATGAGCCTCGCCCGCGAGGCCGGCCACCGCTCCAAGATGGCCGTGCGCGCGACCGTGCCCGGCGTGAACGCCAAGGGCGCGTGCATCGGCCCCATGGGTGCGCGCGTGCGCGCCGTGATGAGCGAGCTCCACGGCGAGAAGATCGACATCGTGGACTGGGACGAGGACCCCGCGAAGTTCGTCGGTCACGCGCTGTCGCCGTCGCGCGTCGTCTCCGTGACCGTGGTGGACCCCGAGGCCCGCGCGTGCCGCGTCATCGTCCCGGACTACCACCTGTCCCTCGCCATCGGCAAGGAGGGCCAGAACGCCCGCCTCGCCGCGAGGCTCACCGGGTGGCGGATCGACATCCGTTCGGACGAGGCCGAGGGCGCGCCGGAAGGCGCCGGGGCCTGA
- the rimP gene encoding ribosome maturation factor RimP, with translation MDITERIADLAGPAAHAAGLVVDGVEVHQAGKRSRVVVTVDLPETEIGSADLDAIAQASRGIGKALDEADPIKGEYMLEVSTPGTSRALTERRHFLRARTRLVVIDLASGDQARGRIVDVTDDAVLLESDALGEVTVPLANIARGTIEVELKRIDDETEN, from the coding sequence ATGGACATCACGGAGCGGATCGCCGACCTGGCGGGCCCCGCCGCGCACGCCGCGGGTCTTGTCGTCGACGGCGTCGAGGTGCACCAGGCGGGCAAGCGCTCCCGCGTGGTCGTCACGGTCGACCTGCCGGAGACGGAGATCGGCTCGGCCGATCTGGACGCGATCGCCCAGGCTTCGCGGGGCATCGGCAAGGCGCTCGACGAGGCCGACCCCATCAAGGGCGAGTACATGCTCGAGGTCTCCACCCCGGGCACCTCGCGGGCCCTCACGGAGCGGCGCCACTTCCTGCGTGCCCGCACCCGCCTGGTCGTGATCGACCTCGCGAGCGGGGATCAGGCGCGCGGCCGGATCGTGGACGTCACGGACGACGCGGTGCTGCTCGAGAGCGACGCGCTGGGCGAGGTCACCGTTCCGCTTGCGAACATCGCGCGAGGCACGATCGAGGTCGAGCTCAAGCGCATCGACGACGAGACGGAGAACTGA